One window of Streptomyces sp. SUK 48 genomic DNA carries:
- a CDS encoding nuclear transport factor 2 family protein: protein MHAFRSAVEAGDMEAVEALLAEDVVFTSPVVFKPYTGKAITAAILRAVSEVFEDFRYVREFGAPNSPDHALVFTARVGGRELTGCDFLHVDEEGQIDDLMVMVRPLSGAHALAEAMGARFEQIAEEAQARS, encoded by the coding sequence ATGCACGCGTTCCGTTCGGCAGTCGAGGCCGGGGACATGGAAGCCGTGGAGGCGCTGCTGGCCGAGGACGTCGTCTTCACCAGTCCCGTCGTCTTCAAACCGTATACCGGCAAGGCCATCACCGCCGCGATCCTGCGCGCGGTCTCCGAGGTCTTCGAGGACTTCCGCTACGTCCGCGAATTCGGCGCCCCGAACTCCCCGGACCACGCGCTGGTGTTCACCGCCCGGGTGGGCGGGCGCGAGCTGACCGGCTGCGACTTCCTGCACGTCGACGAGGAGGGGCAGATCGACGACCTCATGGTCATGGTCCGCCCGTTGTCGGGCGCGCACGCGCTCGCCGAGGCGATGGGGGCACGGTTCGAACAGATCGCCGAGGAGGCGCAGGCGCGTTCCTGA
- a CDS encoding sulfite oxidase-like oxidoreductase, which translates to MNVTRGFTGRAREHHPGLPPGQYDAREDWPVLSAEVTPDLAPADWTFRVDGLVERPRTWDWDAAHALPASAYEGDIHCVTGWSKFGVRFGGVSLDAFLDAVRPAPAATHALARSHTGYTANLPLADLTGGRAWIVWEYGGAPLPAEHGGPARLVVPHLYFWKSAKWIAGLTLLDHDEPGFWEGNGYHARGNPWEEQRYAGD; encoded by the coding sequence ATGAACGTCACGCGAGGCTTCACGGGCCGCGCGCGCGAGCACCATCCGGGGCTGCCGCCCGGTCAGTACGACGCGCGCGAGGACTGGCCCGTCCTGTCCGCCGAGGTCACCCCCGATCTCGCACCCGCCGACTGGACCTTCCGCGTCGACGGCCTGGTCGAGCGGCCCCGCACCTGGGACTGGGACGCGGCGCACGCGCTGCCCGCCTCGGCGTACGAGGGCGACATCCACTGCGTCACCGGGTGGTCGAAGTTCGGGGTGCGGTTCGGCGGGGTCTCGCTCGACGCCTTCCTCGACGCGGTGCGGCCCGCCCCGGCCGCCACCCACGCACTCGCCCGCTCGCACACCGGCTACACCGCCAACCTGCCGCTCGCCGACCTCACCGGCGGCCGGGCCTGGATCGTCTGGGAGTACGGCGGCGCGCCGCTGCCGGCCGAGCACGGCGGCCCGGCGCGCCTGGTGGTGCCCCATCTGTACTTCTGGAAGAGCGCCAAGTGGATCGCGGGCCTCACCCTGCTCGACCACGACGAGCCGGGCTTCTGGGAGGGCAACGGCTACCACGCGCGCGGCAACCCCTGGGAAGAGCAGCGGTACGCCGGTGACTGA
- a CDS encoding serine hydrolase domain-containing protein, producing the protein MSATHDAQQTPPAPVAAGVHGFCDPRFAAVRAAFEENFRARRELGAAVAVTLGGETVVDLWGGWADAARTRAWERDTLVNVWSTTKGPVALCAHLLADRGLLDLDAPVARYWPEFAAAGKEKVLVRHLLSHRAGLCGLREPHSLRDLYDWELTTTRLAATEPWWEPGTRSGYHAVTYGFLVGEVVRQITGLKPGAFLEREVTGPLGIDFSVGLPAERYGRAAELTTAPAAPDDEHPSPFRHLNRLTLAAMANPAISPAHANTPAWRAAEVPAANGHGTARAVAALYGVLAGRGSFGGRRILTPGAAERVREGQGRCVDLVLGAGLGGESEAGLGVWLSGPQGAYGPNRRAFGHDGFGGSCGLADPEAGVSLGYVMNRMGPRIMDDPRKMALVDALYGAL; encoded by the coding sequence ATGTCAGCCACGCACGACGCCCAGCAGACCCCGCCGGCCCCGGTGGCGGCCGGGGTCCACGGGTTCTGCGATCCCCGGTTCGCGGCCGTGCGCGCGGCGTTCGAGGAGAACTTCCGCGCCCGGCGCGAACTCGGCGCGGCGGTGGCGGTCACCCTGGGCGGGGAAACCGTGGTGGACCTGTGGGGCGGCTGGGCGGACGCGGCCCGCACCCGGGCCTGGGAGCGGGACACCCTGGTGAACGTGTGGTCGACCACCAAGGGCCCGGTGGCGCTGTGCGCGCATCTGCTGGCCGACCGGGGACTGCTCGACCTGGACGCGCCGGTGGCCCGGTACTGGCCCGAGTTCGCGGCGGCCGGCAAGGAGAAGGTGCTGGTACGGCATCTGCTGTCGCACCGCGCCGGGCTGTGCGGGCTGCGTGAGCCGCACAGCCTCCGGGACCTGTACGACTGGGAGCTGACCACCACGCGGCTCGCGGCCACCGAGCCCTGGTGGGAGCCGGGCACCCGGTCCGGGTACCACGCGGTCACGTACGGCTTCCTGGTCGGCGAGGTCGTCCGGCAGATCACCGGCCTGAAGCCGGGGGCCTTCCTGGAGCGCGAGGTGACCGGGCCGCTCGGCATCGACTTCAGCGTGGGCCTGCCGGCCGAGAGGTACGGGCGGGCGGCCGAGCTGACGACCGCCCCGGCCGCTCCGGACGACGAACACCCTTCCCCCTTCCGCCACTTGAACCGGCTCACGCTCGCGGCGATGGCCAACCCGGCGATCAGCCCGGCCCACGCGAACACGCCCGCGTGGCGGGCGGCGGAGGTACCGGCGGCCAACGGGCACGGCACCGCGCGGGCGGTCGCGGCGCTGTACGGCGTCCTCGCCGGGCGCGGTTCCTTCGGCGGGCGGCGGATCCTCACGCCCGGGGCGGCGGAGCGGGTGCGCGAGGGGCAGGGCCGTTGTGTCGACCTGGTCCTCGGGGCGGGCCTCGGCGGCGAGAGCGAGGCCGGGCTCGGCGTGTGGCTCAGCGGTCCGCAGGGCGCATACGGGCCCAATCGGCGGGCGTTCGGCCATGACGGGTTCGGCGGTTCCTGCGGGCTCGCCGATCCGGAGGCGGGGGTGTCGCTGGGCTATGTCATGAACCGGATGGGCCCGCGCATCATGGACGACCCCCGGAAGATGGCCCTGGTCGACGCCCTGTACGGCGCCCTGTGA
- a CDS encoding ferredoxin reductase translates to MTETTTMPGGAPRFAVPGRIAVSEQAESTWRTATLTEIRRETPHAATFRLAVPRWAGHLPGQHLMLRLTAGDGYTAQRHYSIASAPDDSGHIELTLDRVPDGEVSGWFHTVARPGDTIDVRGPLSGFFAWPGDRPALLLGAGSGVVPLMSMIRHHRARGLDVPLRMLVSARSPEELIYADELGAETTRVFTRAAPPGVPVGRVTAAHLAPLLAERPPGGWEAYVCGSNGFAEHVSRLLVRAGQPAHRIRIERFG, encoded by the coding sequence GTGACTGAGACGACGACCATGCCCGGTGGCGCGCCCCGCTTCGCGGTGCCCGGCCGGATCGCCGTGAGCGAGCAGGCCGAGTCGACGTGGCGGACGGCCACCCTGACGGAGATCCGCCGCGAGACCCCGCACGCGGCCACGTTCCGGCTCGCGGTGCCCCGGTGGGCGGGGCATCTGCCCGGCCAGCACCTGATGCTGCGGCTGACCGCCGGGGACGGCTACACGGCGCAGCGCCACTACTCGATCGCCTCGGCGCCCGACGACAGCGGGCACATCGAGCTGACCCTGGACCGGGTGCCGGACGGCGAGGTGTCCGGCTGGTTCCACACCGTGGCCCGGCCCGGTGACACGATCGATGTGCGCGGCCCGCTCAGCGGCTTCTTCGCCTGGCCGGGCGACCGGCCCGCGCTGCTGCTCGGCGCGGGCTCCGGGGTCGTCCCGCTGATGTCGATGATCCGTCACCACCGGGCGCGCGGCCTCGACGTGCCGCTGCGGATGCTGGTGTCGGCGCGCAGCCCCGAGGAGCTGATCTACGCGGACGAGCTGGGCGCGGAGACGACCCGGGTGTTCACCCGCGCCGCCCCGCCCGGGGTGCCGGTGGGCCGGGTGACGGCCGCGCATCTGGCGCCGCTGCTGGCCGAGCGGCCGCCCGGCGGGTGGGAGGCGTACGTGTGCGGGTCCAACGGGTTCGCCGAGCATGTCTCCCGGCTGCTGGTCCGCGCCGGTCAGCCGGCGCACCGTATCCGCATCGAACGCTTCGGCTGA
- a CDS encoding MarR family winged helix-turn-helix transcriptional regulator: MRTAESAVEAIQREMTVFARRARASAGRMHPELSLVSYTLLGHLEESGGCRATDLAAHYALDKSTVSRQVAALERAGLIERRPDPEDQRVQVLRLTGAGQEILAQVTRRRRTAFRERLAEWPEDDLVRFAAYLERYNAGAEGLGAG, translated from the coding sequence GTGCGCACAGCCGAGTCGGCCGTCGAGGCGATCCAGCGCGAGATGACGGTCTTCGCCCGCCGGGCCCGCGCCTCGGCCGGCCGGATGCACCCCGAGCTGTCCCTGGTGTCGTACACCCTGCTCGGCCATCTGGAGGAGAGCGGCGGCTGCCGGGCCACCGATCTCGCGGCGCACTACGCGCTGGACAAGTCCACGGTGAGTCGTCAGGTCGCCGCGCTGGAGCGGGCGGGCCTGATCGAGCGCCGCCCGGACCCGGAGGACCAGCGGGTCCAGGTGCTCCGGCTGACCGGGGCCGGGCAGGAGATCCTCGCCCAGGTCACCCGGCGCCGCCGGACCGCCTTCCGGGAACGGCTGGCCGAGTGGCCCGAGGACGACCTGGTGCGGTTCGCGGCCTATCTGGAGCGCTACAACGCGGGGGCCGAGGGCCTCGGCGCCGGCTGA
- a CDS encoding class I SAM-dependent methyltransferase: MFGPEGPSLRELAVQALSSVEHGYDLLAPKFDRTPFRTSGRVLDAVARALAPLGPFDDGLDLCCGTGAGVRVLAGLCRRSVVGVDFSAGMLDVARREIRPGDGPAIGWVRGDARALPFTAAFDLVAGFGAFGHFLPRELPGLFAQVHSVLRPGGRFAFPLPAPAPATDPLFWTLLGFDAVMRVRNVLWRPPFVMYYRTFRLGTVLAESRRAGFTTELRALPEFGRRADGSPRVRLVVATKATAGQGS, from the coding sequence ATGTTCGGACCCGAAGGCCCCTCGCTGCGCGAACTCGCCGTCCAGGCGCTGTCCTCCGTCGAGCACGGATACGACCTGCTCGCGCCGAAGTTCGACCGCACGCCCTTTCGCACCTCCGGCCGGGTGCTCGACGCCGTGGCCCGGGCGCTCGCCCCGCTGGGGCCGTTCGACGACGGGCTCGACCTGTGCTGCGGGACCGGCGCCGGCGTCCGGGTGCTGGCCGGGCTGTGCCGCCGCAGCGTCGTCGGCGTCGACTTCAGCGCCGGGATGCTGGACGTCGCCCGGCGCGAGATCCGTCCCGGGGACGGGCCCGCGATCGGCTGGGTGCGCGGCGACGCGCGGGCGCTGCCGTTCACCGCCGCCTTCGATCTGGTCGCCGGCTTCGGGGCGTTCGGCCATTTCCTGCCCCGCGAGCTGCCGGGCCTGTTCGCCCAGGTCCACTCGGTGCTGCGGCCCGGCGGCCGCTTCGCCTTCCCGCTGCCGGCACCGGCCCCCGCGACCGACCCCCTGTTCTGGACGCTGCTCGGCTTCGACGCGGTGATGCGGGTGCGCAACGTGCTGTGGCGGCCGCCGTTCGTCATGTACTACCGCACGTTCCGGCTGGGCACGGTGCTCGCGGAGTCGCGGCGCGCCGGGTTCACGACCGAGCTGCGCGCCCTGCCCGAGTTCGGGCGGCGCGCCGACGGCAGTCCTCGCGTCCGCCTGGTGGTGGCCACCAAGGCGACCGCGGGTCAGGGGAGTTGA
- a CDS encoding putative protein N(5)-glutamine methyltransferase: MPTPSSSLSPAAVVSALRTAGCVFAEDEAELILATARDAAELASMVDRRAAGLPLEHVLGWAEFHGLRIAVEPGVFVPRRRTEFLVDRALAELPDARVVVDLCCGSGALGAALAAALEGARVHAADIDPAAVHCARRNLAPYGGHAHQGDLYAALPTALRGRVGLLTANVPYVPTPDLPLLPAEARDHEPPTALDGGPDGLAVLRRVAAEAPGWLAPGGRLLSETSERQAPAALAAFTEAGLSARVAISEEWSAHVVIGVRDGAV, from the coding sequence ATGCCCACTCCCTCTTCTTCCCTTTCCCCCGCGGCCGTCGTCTCCGCCTTGCGTACCGCCGGGTGCGTGTTCGCCGAGGACGAGGCGGAGTTGATACTCGCCACCGCCCGTGACGCCGCCGAACTCGCCTCGATGGTGGACCGCCGGGCGGCCGGTCTGCCGCTCGAACACGTCCTCGGCTGGGCCGAGTTCCACGGGCTGCGCATCGCCGTCGAGCCCGGGGTGTTCGTCCCCCGCCGCCGTACCGAGTTCCTGGTGGACCGGGCGCTGGCCGAGCTCCCGGACGCCCGCGTCGTCGTGGACCTGTGCTGCGGCTCCGGCGCGCTCGGCGCGGCCCTCGCCGCCGCGCTGGAGGGGGCGCGGGTGCACGCGGCCGACATCGACCCCGCCGCCGTCCACTGCGCCCGCCGCAACCTCGCCCCCTACGGCGGCCACGCCCACCAGGGCGACCTCTACGCCGCCCTGCCCACCGCCCTGCGCGGCCGTGTCGGCCTGCTGACGGCCAACGTGCCCTACGTCCCCACCCCTGACCTCCCGCTGCTCCCCGCCGAGGCCCGCGACCACGAGCCGCCCACCGCCCTCGACGGCGGCCCCGACGGCCTCGCCGTGCTGCGCCGGGTCGCCGCCGAGGCCCCCGGCTGGCTCGCCCCCGGCGGCCGGCTGCTGTCCGAGACCAGCGAACGCCAGGCCCCCGCCGCGCTCGCCGCCTTCACCGAGGCGGGTCTCAGCGCCCGGGTGGCCATCTCGGAGGAGTGGTCGGCGCATGTGGTGATCGGCGTACGGGACGGAGCCGTGTGA
- a CDS encoding SpoIIE family protein phosphatase, producing MSAAGAATEGGEPARGPVPPGGLLDVLAVASVVLDTDGRIVLWSPQAEELFGYTAAEALGQYAARLMVDERHMQLVGKLFADVMATGQSWAGGFPIRHKDGGTRLVEFRNMRLLDARGKVYALGLAADRSTVRRLEQDVALSERMVMQSPAGLAVLDTELRFVSVNPALERINGRPAAEHLGRRMADVVPELDIAGMEAGARRVLETGAPLIDHIVVGRTPADPDAEHTWAVSLYRLDDAAGHVLGVACSVADITEQHRAAREAEAARRRLAVIADAGARIGTTLELDRTARELAEVAVPELADVAAVDLLEAVVEGRPSTLGPADAAVLRALALRPEDASDAVRAADTPGRIARYAPDRLVTECVRTGEAVLVPRVKDEDLPRIARSPEAAVLLGRAGLHSYLAVPLIARGEVLGALDLKRTVNARPFDADDVLLARELAARAAVQIDNARWYQNARNTALTLQRSLLPSSPPVTTGLEVASRYQPAGATSEVGGDWFDVIPLEGGRTALVVGDVMGSGIGAAATMGRLRTATTTLTALGLDPAVLLAHLDKTTSALDHSIATCVYAVHDPRLRQCRIANAGHLPPARIRPGRPPELLDLPTGVPLGVGGVSFSTVTVDFAPGDELVLYTDGLVETRHHTLDERLDLMLSLLTDPTRPLEETCDLLLRTLHHPDNHDDVALLIARAKEC from the coding sequence ATGAGTGCAGCCGGGGCTGCGACGGAGGGCGGCGAGCCGGCCCGCGGCCCCGTGCCGCCCGGCGGCCTCCTCGACGTGCTCGCGGTGGCCTCGGTGGTCCTGGACACCGACGGCCGGATCGTGCTGTGGAGCCCCCAGGCCGAGGAGCTGTTCGGCTACACGGCGGCGGAGGCGCTCGGCCAGTACGCCGCCCGGCTGATGGTGGACGAGCGGCACATGCAACTGGTCGGCAAGCTCTTCGCCGACGTCATGGCCACGGGGCAGAGCTGGGCCGGCGGCTTCCCGATCCGGCACAAGGACGGCGGCACCCGTCTGGTGGAGTTCCGCAACATGCGGCTGCTGGACGCCCGCGGCAAGGTCTACGCGCTCGGGCTCGCCGCCGACCGCTCGACCGTACGGCGCCTCGAACAGGACGTGGCGCTGTCCGAGCGGATGGTCATGCAGTCACCGGCGGGGCTCGCGGTGCTCGACACGGAGCTGCGGTTCGTGTCGGTCAACCCCGCCCTGGAGCGGATCAACGGGCGCCCCGCCGCCGAGCACCTGGGGCGCCGGATGGCCGACGTGGTGCCCGAGCTGGACATCGCGGGCATGGAGGCCGGGGCCCGCCGGGTGCTGGAGACGGGCGCGCCGCTGATCGACCACATCGTCGTCGGCCGGACGCCCGCGGACCCGGACGCGGAGCACACCTGGGCGGTCTCGCTGTACCGGCTGGACGACGCGGCGGGCCATGTGCTGGGCGTGGCGTGCTCGGTGGCCGACATCACCGAGCAGCACCGGGCCGCCAGGGAGGCGGAGGCGGCCCGGCGGCGGCTCGCGGTGATCGCCGACGCCGGGGCGCGGATCGGCACGACGCTCGAACTGGACCGTACGGCCCGGGAGCTGGCCGAGGTCGCGGTGCCGGAGCTGGCCGATGTGGCGGCCGTGGACCTGCTGGAGGCGGTGGTGGAGGGCCGGCCCAGCACTCTCGGCCCCGCGGACGCGGCGGTGCTCCGGGCGCTCGCGCTGCGCCCCGAGGACGCCTCGGACGCCGTACGGGCCGCGGACACGCCCGGCAGGATCGCCCGGTACGCGCCCGACCGGCTGGTCACCGAGTGCGTGCGCACGGGTGAGGCGGTGCTGGTGCCGCGGGTGAAGGACGAGGACCTGCCGCGCATCGCCCGCTCCCCGGAGGCGGCCGTGCTGCTGGGCCGGGCGGGGCTGCACTCCTATCTCGCGGTGCCGCTCATCGCGCGCGGCGAGGTGCTGGGCGCGCTCGATCTCAAACGGACCGTCAACGCGCGGCCGTTCGACGCGGACGACGTGCTGCTCGCCCGGGAGCTGGCGGCGCGCGCGGCGGTGCAGATCGACAACGCCCGCTGGTACCAGAACGCCCGCAACACCGCGCTCACGCTCCAGCGCAGCCTGCTGCCGAGCAGCCCGCCGGTGACGACCGGGCTCGAAGTGGCCTCGCGCTACCAGCCCGCGGGGGCCACCAGCGAGGTCGGCGGGGACTGGTTCGACGTGATCCCGCTGGAGGGCGGCCGGACCGCGCTGGTGGTCGGCGATGTCATGGGCAGCGGGATCGGGGCGGCCGCCACGATGGGCCGGCTGCGCACCGCGACCACCACGCTGACCGCGCTCGGCCTGGACCCGGCGGTGCTGCTCGCGCACCTGGACAAGACCACCTCGGCGCTGGACCACTCCATCGCGACGTGTGTGTACGCCGTCCACGACCCGCGGCTGCGGCAGTGCCGGATCGCCAACGCCGGCCATCTGCCCCCGGCCCGTATCCGCCCCGGCCGGCCCCCGGAACTCCTCGACCTGCCCACCGGCGTCCCGCTCGGCGTCGGCGGCGTCTCCTTCTCCACGGTCACCGTCGACTTCGCCCCCGGCGACGAGCTGGTCCTCTACACCGACGGCCTGGTCGAGACCCGCCACCACACCCTGGACGAGCGCCTGGACCTCATGCTGTCCCTGCTCACCGACCCCACCCGCCCCCTGGAGGAGACCTGCGACCTCCTCCTGCGCACACTCCACCACCCGGACAACCACGACGACGTGGCCCTGCTCATCGCCCGGGCGAAGGAGTGCTGA
- a CDS encoding GNAT family N-acetyltransferase: MSVVGPRSRTHVLDNPALASLTGPHARFAERRGRALRYPVDVSPWLALPDEPEERDWADLAALAGTGVEVPLNGYCGDVPEDWEITFHVGGVQLVDDGLAAAPDPEAVRLGPADVPEMLDLVARTQPGPFLPRTVEMGTYLGIRREGALVAMAGERLRPPGWTEISAVCTDARVRGQGLASRLILAVAHGIRERGDTPFLHTSARNTNAIRLYESLGFRLRRTTSFLAARAPERLSDGRAAVPVG, from the coding sequence GTGAGCGTCGTCGGTCCCCGGTCTCGGACGCATGTCCTCGACAACCCCGCCCTCGCCTCCCTGACCGGCCCGCACGCCCGCTTCGCCGAGCGACGCGGCCGGGCGCTGCGCTACCCGGTCGACGTGTCCCCGTGGCTGGCGCTGCCCGACGAGCCGGAGGAGCGGGACTGGGCGGACCTCGCCGCGCTCGCCGGGACGGGCGTCGAGGTCCCGCTGAACGGCTACTGCGGGGACGTCCCCGAGGACTGGGAGATCACCTTCCACGTGGGCGGCGTCCAGCTCGTGGACGACGGCCTGGCCGCGGCGCCGGACCCGGAGGCGGTCCGCCTCGGCCCGGCCGACGTGCCCGAGATGCTGGACCTGGTGGCGCGCACCCAGCCGGGGCCGTTCCTGCCGCGCACCGTCGAGATGGGCACCTATCTCGGCATCCGGCGCGAGGGCGCGCTGGTCGCCATGGCGGGGGAGCGGCTGCGGCCCCCGGGCTGGACCGAGATCAGCGCGGTCTGCACCGACGCCCGCGTGCGCGGCCAGGGCCTGGCCAGCCGGCTGATCCTCGCCGTCGCGCACGGCATCCGGGAGCGCGGCGACACGCCGTTCCTGCACACCAGCGCCAGGAACACCAACGCCATCCGGCTGTACGAGTCCCTGGGCTTCCGGCTGCGCCGGACCACGTCGTTCCTGGCGGCACGGGCCCCGGAGCGGCTGTCGGACGGGCGGGCGGCGGTGCCGGTGGGGTGA
- the rho gene encoding transcription termination factor Rho: MTTTLEHPPVGLQTPAARLVTGVLDIDAHGKGHLRAAGLLPTPADPQVPAALIRRYGLRKGDLVEGARGAQRALTEIARVEGRAPGGLAGRRHFRDLTPLHPRRRLRLEHPDAGLAGRIADLFTPVGKGQRGLLVAPPKSGKTMLLRQLAAAVAGNHPECRLMVLLLDERPEEVTEMRRTVRGEVYASTFDRTAKEHIALAELVVERAKRLVEAGEDVVVLLDSLTRLCRAHNNASGAGGRTLSGGVDAGALIGPKRFFGAAREAEEGGSLTILATALVDTGSRADGYFFEELKSTGNMELRLDRELAGRRVFPAVDLEGSGTRREELLLTPAELGAAHGLRRALRSREGAPAGLETLLERMRRTPGNAAFLRQVLPTLPAS, from the coding sequence ATGACCACCACACTCGAACACCCTCCGGTCGGGCTCCAGACCCCGGCCGCCCGGCTCGTCACCGGCGTACTCGACATCGACGCGCACGGGAAGGGGCACCTGCGGGCCGCCGGGCTCCTCCCCACCCCCGCCGACCCGCAGGTACCGGCCGCGCTGATCCGCAGGTACGGGCTGCGCAAGGGCGACCTCGTCGAGGGCGCCCGGGGCGCGCAGCGCGCGCTGACCGAGATCGCCCGGGTCGAGGGCCGCGCGCCCGGCGGCCTCGCCGGGCGCCGGCACTTCCGCGACCTCACCCCGCTGCACCCGCGCCGCCGGCTGCGCCTGGAACACCCGGACGCCGGACTGGCCGGCCGCATCGCCGATCTGTTCACGCCGGTCGGCAAGGGCCAGCGCGGCCTCCTCGTGGCCCCGCCGAAGAGCGGCAAGACCATGCTGCTGCGGCAGCTGGCCGCGGCCGTCGCCGGGAACCACCCCGAGTGCCGGCTGATGGTGCTGCTGCTGGACGAGCGCCCCGAGGAGGTCACCGAGATGCGCCGCACCGTGCGCGGCGAGGTGTACGCCTCCACCTTCGACCGCACGGCCAAGGAGCACATCGCCCTCGCCGAACTCGTCGTCGAACGGGCCAAGCGGCTGGTCGAGGCGGGCGAGGACGTCGTCGTGCTGCTGGACTCGCTGACCCGGCTGTGCCGGGCGCACAACAACGCCTCCGGCGCGGGCGGCCGTACCCTCAGCGGCGGTGTCGACGCCGGTGCGCTGATCGGCCCGAAGCGGTTCTTCGGCGCCGCCCGGGAGGCCGAGGAGGGCGGCTCGCTCACCATCCTGGCCACCGCCCTGGTGGACACGGGCTCCCGGGCCGACGGCTACTTCTTCGAGGAGCTGAAGAGCACGGGCAACATGGAGCTGCGCCTCGACCGGGAACTGGCCGGGCGGCGCGTCTTCCCCGCCGTGGACCTCGAAGGCTCCGGCACCCGCCGCGAGGAACTGCTGCTCACCCCGGCCGAGTTGGGCGCCGCACACGGGCTGCGCCGCGCCCTGCGCTCGCGCGAGGGCGCCCCGGCGGGCCTGGAGACCCTGCTGGAGCGGATGCGGCGCACCCCCGGGAACGCGGCCTTTCTGCGGCAGGTCCTGCCGACGCTGCCCGCGAGCTGA